A DNA window from bacterium contains the following coding sequences:
- the folB gene encoding dihydroneopterin aldolase: protein MKMKVRIKNLRARTIIGIHEWEKELPREVLINLTMEFFGDAAVESDRIDDTVNYRIVKKKILKAVENSKFELLEKLAAYVLRIVMEDQRIKSAIVEIDKPNALRFTDSVSVECSASR from the coding sequence ATGAAGATGAAAGTAAGGATTAAAAACCTCAGGGCAAGAACAATAATAGGAATCCATGAGTGGGAAAAAGAGCTTCCCCGGGAAGTGCTGATAAACCTGACAATGGAATTCTTCGGAGATGCTGCAGTAGAATCTGACCGTATAGATGATACAGTTAATTATCGTATAGTTAAAAAGAAAATTCTTAAAGCAGTTGAAAACAGTAAATTTGAGCTGCTTGAGAAATTGGCAGCGTATGTACTGAGGATTGTAATGGAAGACCAGAGAATAAAATCGGCAATTGTTGAGATAGACAAACCCAATGCACTGAGATTTACAGATTCTGTTTCTGTTGAGTGCTCGGCAAGCAGGGA